ACCCCCACCAGTTTCGCGCTCAACACCGGGTGGTCAACCTGCATCCGGGACACAAACCGATTCCGCCACCGCTTCATCATGACACCTCCGCAACAATCGCGGCAACCTCGGCGAGCGCCGCTTCCCGATCCACCGGAACCAACCCAATTCGGGTACGCCGATCCAACACATCGTCGGCACCCAATGCGCCTTCGTGCGTGATGGCAAATTCAACCTCCGCCCGGGTAACGTCCAGGCCAGCCACCTTCTCCAATGGTCGGTCAATCGTGGCGCGATCAACCACCGTGCGCGCCTCTAAACCAAAACGTGCAATTAAACTCTCAGGCAAACCCGTATGATCGGCGGTGGTTTTGCCTTGAGATTCACAATGCCCCGGCGCCCCCACCAGCGGATAAGCATGGGTGCGGCACGGCCCAGCAGGCAATTGACGGCGACGAATAACCTCATCGACCGTCTCCTGCGCCATCAACCGATACTCAGTGAACTTCCCGCCAACTACGGAAATAACTCCCGTTTCCGATTCCAAAACCGCATGTTTCCGGGACAAATCGGCCGATGTCTTCGACTCCCCGGAATCAATAAGCGGCCGCAACCCGGCAAACGCCCCCACCACATCCGCCTCAGTAAGATCAGTAGCCAACGCCCGGTTAAAAGCAGCAAGCAAAAACTCTTCGTCTTCCTTCGGGGCATCTGGCACATCCGGAATCTCACCATCCAATTCAACATCGGTAAGACCCAAATACACTCGCCCCAACTGTTCCGGCATGGCGAATACAAACCGGGAAACACTACCCGGTAGCGGTACAGTCAACGCCCCGGTGGGATTACCCAATCGATGCGCCGGTATCACCAGATGGGTACCCCTAGACGTACGCAGTTTGATACCCGGATCCACCTGCCCCGCCCATACCCCAGCAGCATTCACCACTGCTTTAGCTGAGATGTTCAGCCGCGCACCGGTTTTTTCGTCGACAAGCTCCGTGCCCGTGCCCGTAACCTGATGCGCTGACACATACGTCAAAACCTTCGCTCCCGCCCCCACCGCAGTGCGGGCAACAGCAGTAACCAGGCGGGCATCATCAATCATCTGCCCATCAAAATTCACAAACGCACCCCTAAGCCCGTTAGGGTTTGCGGCTGGGCACAACGCCAACGCTTCACGACGCCCCACGAAACGACTACGCGGCAACGTTGAAGACTTCGTGCCAGCCATCAACCGCAACACATCACCCGCCCAAAAACCCAGCCGCACCGCCGCTTTCTGGAACAGATTGGTATCCGGCCCCACCAACGTCACCTGCGGCAGCGCCGAAACCAAATGTGGAGCCAGCACCTCCATCAACAACCCCCGCTCCTTAGCGGAGTGAAAAGCAATCCTGACCTCACCCTTCGCCAAATACCTTAAACCGCCATGCACCAATTTCGACGAAAAACGACTCGTACCATGCGCCAAATCCTGCTGATCAACCACCAGAACCTTAAGCCCCCGAGTCGCCGCATCCAACGCCACCCCCACGCCAGTAATCCCCGCCCCCACAACCAACACATCAACCTTCGGGTGCTTTTCCAACTCGGCCCACCAATCACGCCGAACTTGAGCATTCAACACCGTCGAAAACATAGCTACTCCCCAGAAAACCGTGCGTACATCACCAATCATGCGCCCGAAATAAATACGTGTCAACGACGCACCCCACCTATAGTGAAGATATGACACCCGCTTTCCCAACCCCACCCATGCACTTCAACCTCTGGGGAACCCCCGAAGAGGCAAAACCGCTGTCAGAAAGCATGCTCAAACTGCTTAAACCCACCCTCGGACTTAGCCCCAAACCCGCCACCCACCTTAACCTAGAGGACATCACCCTCACCCCCAGCAAACTTTCCGAAAGCGATCTAGCGGAACTCGCAACAATCGTCAACCCCGCACAAATCAGCACAGATGATACCCAACGGGCCCCACGCGCCCGCGGCAAAAGCTACCCAGACCTCATCGAATGGCGATCAGGCACCCCCATAACCGCCCCCGATGCTGTAATAGCACCGGGGTCAGAAGAAGAGATTCTCCAACTTCTGCGCTGGTGCACCGAGAACCATGTTGCCGTCGTACCATTCGGTGGGGGAACCAGCGTCGTTGGCGGAATAACCCCCCTAGCCGGTGATCACCGAGCAGTACTGTCCATCGACCTAGCGTTATTCGACGACATCTACGACGTCGACGAAACGTCCATGGTCGCCGAAGTGGGGGCGGGGTTGACCGGCCCCCACGCCGAACTCTTATTAGAGGAATGGGGGGTGCAAATAGGGCACTATCCGCAGTCATTTCCCTACGCCACCATCGGCGGCTACGCGGCCACCCGCTCCTCTGGACAATCATCGGCTGGATATGGCCGCTTCGATGAGATGGTCTGTGGTTTAACCGTCGTCACCCCCACCGGTGTAATACGGTTGGGAGATCGTTCACCAGCCTCGGCGGCTGGCCCCGACTGGCGGGAACTTTTCCTCGGCTCCGAAGGCATCTTCGGAATCATCACCAGAGTGAAGCTGCGGGTCCACCCCATTCCGGAAGCCAAGTATTACGAAGCCTTCAGCTTCCGGACCTTTGCCGCTGGTGCAAAGGCATTGCGGCTGGTGGAACAAACCGGTACTGGCCCCACCGTGATCCGACTATCGGATGAGATTGAGACGGCGCTGAATTTGTCGTCGACAAGCAATATCGGCGCCGAAAGCCCCAGCGGATGTCTCTGTCTCACCATGTTCGAAGGAACCAAAGAACACGCCGCCGCCCGACACAAGGAAACCCGGGAACTCATCCTCAAAAACGGCGGCCGATCTCTCGGCGAAAACCCTGTCCGCATCTGGGAACAAGGGCGTTTTGCCGCCCCCGTCTTCCGCGACGCGCTTCTCGACGCCGGTGCGCTGTGCGAAACACTCGAAACCGCAACCTACTGGGGGAACGTCGAAAAGCTTAAAACTGCGGTCGGCCAGGCGCTTGTCGACGCACTCGCAGACGCCGACACCATGGCCATCATCATGTGCCACATCAGCCACGTCTACCCCGAAGGCTGCTCCCTCTACTTCACCGTCGTCGCCGGACAAACCACCAACCCCCGCGAACAATGGGCCCAGGCGAAAAAAGCAGCCAGCCAAGCAATAATCGACGCTGGAGGCACCATAACCCACCACCACGGAGTAGGCACCGACCACGCCAGCTACATGGGTAAAGAAACCAACCCCCTCACCACCACCATGTTCAGCGCAATCAAAACCGCCCTCGACCCCGCCGGAATCCTGAACCCAGGAAAACTGCAACCATGAAACGAATCGCGCTACTAACCAACCCCGCCGCCGGAAAAGGCACCGCCACCGAAGCCATGCACAAAGCACGACGCCGCTTCCAAGCACACGGCATTGACGTCATTGGAATCTCGGGGGCAACCAAACAATCCAGCTCTGAACTATGCAACCGCGCCCTGGAGGAAAACATTGATGCGCTAGTAGTCTGCGGCGGCGACGGAATGATCTCCCTTGCACTGCAAGAACAAGCAGGAACCCACATTCCACTAGGAATCATCCCCGCCGGAACCGGAAACGACCACGCGCGAGCACTCGGGATTCCACTAGACGCGGAGGAAGCGGCCGATGTGGTGGCAACTGGCACCCCCTCTATTACAGACTTGGGGGTAATGAAACAGGGGGATCAAAAACGAATCTTCGGTACCGTCGCATGTGCAGGATTTGATTCGCTAGTAAATGATCGCGCCTCCCGGCTTCCTTGGCCACGCGGAAGAAGCCGGTACGTGGCTGCAGCTGCACTTGAATTTGTCCGATTCCACGCCATGGAAATGATCATCACGTTTGATGATGGTTCCCCCCAAACCTTTAATGCGACATCGCTAGCTATTGGCAACACCAAAAGCTACGGTGGCGGCATGCTCATTTGCCCGTCGGCTTCTCCGTACGACGGGCTGTTTGATGTGACTATCATTGAAAAAATGGGCCGGTTTGATGCCATGCGGAAGTTCCCGAAGATTTTTTCGAGTGAAATCGACCAAGTGGATTCGGTTCGCACATTGAAGGCACGCAAAGTACTGGTTGAGATGCCGGTTCCGGTCGCTGCGTATGCCGACGGGGAGCGGTTTACATTGTTGCCGGTTGAGTGCTCGGTATTAGAGAGCCAGGGGTGTTTTATTACTCCTGCTGTTTGATGGTTTGTGCCCGGTTGTGCATGTCTTGGATGTCCAGCTGTGCTACTTGTAGTTTTGCTTCTGGATACCAGGTGTGACATGCACAACTGTGTTTATTGTGGGCCGTTCGTGTGTCTGCGTTGAGGATTGCGTCGGCTTGGGCTTTAGCCCCGCGTCGAATAGCGGGATGTAGATTGGCGCGGATGGTTCCGTCAGTTTGGTGGAGGGCGACGAGGTTTCGGCCTTTGATGTGTGTTATGTGTCCGTTTTTGGGGTGGTTGCGGTCGTCGTCGTTAAGTTTATTGTGGTAGCGGCATAGTGGGGCGAGATTCCACGGCTCGGTTGGGCCGCCGGAGGCGTAGGAGATGATGTGGTGGATGTCGCAGATGGCTGCGGGGATGCTGCAATCCGGGTGGGCGCAGACCAGGTGTTCGAGGATACTAAGAACGCGTTGGGATGCGTTCGCGCGGCGTTGGATGGGGATTGGTTCGAGGCAGACGGTACCGCCGTCTTCGGTCGGTAGCATCGGAACGGCCCAACCGTGGGGGTTGATGGTGTGGGTGACGATGTCTTTTATGTTGACTAGTTCGCCGTCGGAGTTGACTATCCGCCCGTCGGTCATGCAGGTGGCTTGCGCGAGAGGAACGAGAAGGGTGACGTTGTGGCGCAGGTCAAGTGGGTCGGCATCGGTTGCTGCGACACCGCCCACGATGCGGTTATAGGCAGCGATGGCGTAGCCTTCGGCCAGGTCGACGGCGTGACGGGAATGAAGTAGCGCCAGCGCATCTTCTTTGAGCATGACTTGGATGCGCGTCAGTTGTGCTGCCGGTAGTTTCCATAACGCGTGTTTCATGCCGTCGATGTCTGGGGTTGCTGAGAAGCGTAGGTGGCTTTTGCGTGGGGAGATAGATCGTGCGGTTTCAAGATAGCTGGTGATAAACCGTTTGAGTTCGTCGACTGTGAGTTGATCGGCGGTGTTGAGAAGCTCGGTTTTGAATGCAGCGTGATCAATGTCTTTGTTGGCGGCGGTGCGGATGCCTTTCGCGATTGTGGTGAGTTTGGCCAGCGGTAGTTGTTTTTTAGATGCGGTATTGAGATCAGCGTCAGTGAGTAGTGCGGCGTCGCGTATCAGGTGGCTGGCTTCGCTTTTCGACGTCCCCAGGATCGCGGCGAGTGCGTCCGCGCGCACCCCCATGTCTTTAATAGCGCGGAGGATGGCGGCGCCCTCAGCTAACGCCGCTGCATACTTATTAAGGGATTGGGGGAGGTTCATGACCTACACCCTAACGATGATTTTTGGGCATTTGTGCAGTTTATGACCTTTTTCTCAGTTTTGATTTTCATGGAACCAAACTGGGGTCATTGTGAGTCTAATGCAGTTTTTTCCAGCCGTAGATGGTGGCGATTATCGCCATGAAGGTGGCAGTTGCGAATGCTAGAAATGCGCCGTAGTTTTCGGTGGTTCCAAAGGAATGGGCTGCAATCAGGATTGCTGTTCCAACCGCACCTGCGAACTGTTGAAGAGCGCTTAGAATTGCCGAGCCGTGTGGGTATTGGTCGGGGGCTAGACTGCCCAGCGCTGTTGTCATTAGTGGTCCCATGCACAGCGATACTCCGACCGCTACTATGGCGAATCCTGTGGCTGATAGAACTATCCCCAGTAACGGTGTGGTAACTAAATATGCGGTGAGGGTTACTAAAGCAAGGCCTGCTATGAGGCAACTGAGTCCGGGGCGTACGAGGGGTTTAATTCCTACTTGGTCATATTTTCGCCCCACGATAGGGGCTGCGAACGCCTGAAAGAGACCGTTCGGCATGATGGCGAGCCCGCTGACTACTGTGCTTGCTAGTAGCCCTTGTTGAAGATATATCGGGAGGATGGTGATGGAGCCGAGAAATAGTGCCATGATTAGGACGACAACCACAACGCAGTGGGTGAACGTCGACAAGCGAAAGACGCGTAGATCTAACAATGCGGTGCCTGCGGCAGCCCTTCGTAATTGCCGCCAAATGAATAGCGCTATGACCACGCCTGCGGCGGCGCCGACTACTAGTCCGCCGCCACTGAGTGCGTAGATTAAGCCGCCGAAGCCAAGTGCGGAAAGCACAACAGAAATCACATCAAGAGGCGCTTTGACGTTCTCGCCGACATTTCGGACCAGTAGGTAACCTGCGATCATGAGTGTTAGCACGATGGGGGTCATGAACCAGAAGAGGAAGTTCCATCGGAAAAACTGCAGCAAAATCCCGCCAGTTGTGGGGCCGAAGGCTGGCGCCATTGCGATGACGATCGTGATCCAGCCCATCATTTCACCCCGGCGCTGTGCAGGCACTACCGTCATGAGGGTGGACATTAGAAGCGGGAAAACTAAGGCCGTGCCGCTTGCTTGGATTACCCGTCCGAATAGCAGAACCGGAAAATTCAGCCCAGTGGCGGCCACGATCGTTCCGCTGAGGAACAAAATGGTGGCTGCCAGGAATACCACTCGGGTGCTAAACCGCTGCACGATGAAACCCGTGGTGGGAATAACCACCGCCATAGTCAGAAGGAAGCCCGTCGTTAGCCATTGCGCTTGAGTTGGGGCAATATGAAAATCTTCCATCACCGCTGGGAGCGCGACCGTCATGATGGTTTCGTTAAGAATCATGACGGCCGTTGCAGCAACAAGAACAGCAATTAGTAGTGTAGTTTCCCGGGTCATTTTCTCCATGTGGCGATTATGCCCGCACCCGGCGCGGTTTCCTAACCCGCAAGCCCCAGCGCCTTGGCTAGTTCGATCTGTAATTGTGCCAAGCGGTCCGTTGCCACCGCTCGTTCCGTGGTAACAACCTCAAGGTAGCATTTCAGTTTCGGTTCGGTTCCGGATGGCCGAACCACGATGCGGTCGTTAGCTTGAGTTTTTAACCAAAGCCCGGTGGTTGGTGGCAGCCCGGCAAAGCCCGCTGCTAGGTCTACGCATTCGCACACGGCTGCTCCGGCAAGCTGAGAAGGTGGTTGTGAGCTGAGTCTTTCTAGCGCTTGGGTTATGGCTTCAGGGGTGTCCATTCTGAAGGTGAGTGGGCTGGTTGCGTACACGCCGTAGGTGTCGTCGATCTCGGCAAGGAAGTCAGATAAGCTGCGTGCTTTTCGACGCAACCCCGCCGCGATCAGCGCTATTTTTACGCTCGCGGTGATCCCGTCTTTATCGCGGACTGCTGCCGGGTCGCAGCAATACCCCAGGGCTTCTTCGTAGCCGAAGAGCAGGTTGGGGGTGCGGGCAATCCATTTGAATCCGGTGAGGGTTGCCGCGTATTCAAGACCGTGGCGCTTGGCTATTTCTGACAGTAACCGGGACGAAACTATGGAGCAAGCAAGTGTTTGACCACTGCCTGTGTTTTCTCTAGCGATGCTCTCCCCTAGGATGGCGCCGACCTCATCTCCAGTTAATTGGCGCCATCCCCCCGTTTCTTTAATAGCGACAGAGCAACGATCCGCATCTGGGTCCAACGCCAGAATTAGTTCTGCGTCGTGACTATCGGCGGTTAGGTAGGCAAGCTCCATCGCGCCTTTTTCCTCCGGGTTAGGAAAGTCCACGGTGGGAAAATCGGGGTCGGGGTGGATCTGCTGGGCTACGGGAATGATGGTGGAAAACCCTGCCTTATTAAGGGCCTGGGTAACAACTGCACCCCCGACGCCGTGCATGGCGGTAATCACGATAGGCATGTCCGCATCGGTACCAGTTTGCGGGGGCAGATGACCGATCGTCTGTTGAAGATACTTCGTCACGATGTCATCATCTACCCATGTGATCCCTTCTGCGCTGCGAGGAATCTGGTTGGCGTCAGGTGTCGTGTTGATGCATGTGGTGATGTCGTGATCGGCGGGGCTGATCAACTGCACCCCGGTGGCAGCGTCGTCACTAACGAGTCGGCCGCCGAGATAGACTTTGTAGCCGTTATCCTGAGGCGGGTTATGGGATGCGGTGATCATCACCCCTGCATCGGCATTGAAGTGACGGGTGGCGAATGCGGTGATGGGGGTTGGCAATTGCGGTGGTAATGCAATTACGTCGCAGCCTGCCGCTGCGAGTGTCTCGCAGGTTGCCGCGTGGAATTGGGCACTTCCGTGGCGGGCGTCGCAGCCGACGACGACTTTGGGGGTCGTCACCCGTTGGTTTAAGTATTTTGCTAATCCGGCGCTGGTGCGGGTGACGGTGGCTTGATTCATCCGGCTTTCGCCGGCTTCCACCTTGCCGCGCAGCCCGGCGGTGCCAAACGCCAGGGGTCCGGTGAACCGCCGGGCCAACTCGGCGTGGTCGCCTGCACTGATGAGATCCCGCAGCTCCTGTTGGGTTGCAGGGTCTGGGTCGCCAGCGATCCAGGCTTTGGCGGTAGCGATCAGATCGGACATGACTTAGTCCATTCCGTTAAGGATTGCTGTGGTGGCGGAACAGCCGAGTCGGGTTGCGCCAGCTTCAATCATGGCCAAAGCTGTGGCGGTATCTCGGATTCCGCCGGATGCTTTAACCCCCAGCCTGCCGCCCACTGTTTGCGCCATGAGGGTTACTGCATGGACGCTTGCACCGCCCGCAGGATGGAAACCAGTGGAGGTTTTCACGTAATCAGCACCTGCTGATTCGGCGGCTTTACAGCAGGCGATAATTTCTTCGTCGGTAAGTGCTGCGGATTCGATGATGACTTTCAGGAGTGCGCCGGGAATGGCCTCGCGTACGGTGCGGATATCTGTTTCTACAGCTTGGAAGTTTCCGCTTTTCGCTTCGGCAATATTGATAACCATGTCGACTTCATCGGCCCCGTGGGCCACCGCCAGTGCGGCTTCGTGGGCTTTGACACTGGGGTGGTGACTACCGGATGGGAAACCACACACGGTGGCGACTTTAACCGGCTCGGGCACTGATATGGGCAGATGGGATGGTGAGATGCAGATGGAGTAGGTACCCAGGGCGGCTGCTTCGTCGATAAGCGTGCGGATATCCTCACTGGTGGTTTCAGGTTTCAACACAGTGTGATCGATGTAGCGGGCTAGTTCAGCGGGTGTCATTGAAGGTTCCTTTCGGGTTATAGGATTTTATCGAGAATGATGTCGCGTGGGGCGGTGGGGGCGTCCCCGATAACGATGCCCGGCAGGATGGACTCTAGTGCCCGCTCGAACCGGTCGGGGGTTTCGGTGTGGAGGGTAAGCAGCTTTTGCCCTTTGGTGACTTTCTGGCCCAGGTCGGCGTGAACTTCGATTCCAGCGGTTAATTGCACGGGGTCTTCCTTACGCGCCCTACCTGCACCGAGCCGCCAGCTTCCGACCCCTAGTGCGAGAGCATCGAGTTCGGTGAGATAGCCGTCAGCGTCGGCAAGCACTTCGTGGGTGTGCGGTGCCCGGGCAAGCGGCGCGTCGGGGTCGCCGCCTTGGGCACGAATCATTTTGCGCCAGGAATCCATGGCCCGACCGTCTTTGAGGGCTTCTTCGACATCAGCGTCGGGGATGCCACACATATCGAGCATATTGCGGGCGAGTTCGCAGGTGATGTCGATGAGGTCTTGTGGTCCGCCGCCTGCTAGTACTTCGACGGATTCTTCGACTTCAAGCCCGTTACCGATCTTTCGACCTAGCGGTGTGGACATGTCTGTTAACAGCGCCCG
The nucleotide sequence above comes from Corynebacterium mustelae. Encoded proteins:
- a CDS encoding glycerol-3-phosphate dehydrogenase/oxidase; the protein is MFSTVLNAQVRRDWWAELEKHPKVDVLVVGAGITGVGVALDAATRGLKVLVVDQQDLAHGTSRFSSKLVHGGLRYLAKGEVRIAFHSAKERGLLMEVLAPHLVSALPQVTLVGPDTNLFQKAAVRLGFWAGDVLRLMAGTKSSTLPRSRFVGRREALALCPAANPNGLRGAFVNFDGQMIDDARLVTAVARTAVGAGAKVLTYVSAHQVTGTGTELVDEKTGARLNISAKAVVNAAGVWAGQVDPGIKLRTSRGTHLVIPAHRLGNPTGALTVPLPGSVSRFVFAMPEQLGRVYLGLTDVELDGEIPDVPDAPKEDEEFLLAAFNRALATDLTEADVVGAFAGLRPLIDSGESKTSADLSRKHAVLESETGVISVVGGKFTEYRLMAQETVDEVIRRRQLPAGPCRTHAYPLVGAPGHCESQGKTTADHTGLPESLIARFGLEARTVVDRATIDRPLEKVAGLDVTRAEVEFAITHEGALGADDVLDRRTRIGLVPVDREAALAEVAAIVAEVS
- a CDS encoding FAD-binding oxidoreductase, whose protein sequence is MTPAFPTPPMHFNLWGTPEEAKPLSESMLKLLKPTLGLSPKPATHLNLEDITLTPSKLSESDLAELATIVNPAQISTDDTQRAPRARGKSYPDLIEWRSGTPITAPDAVIAPGSEEEILQLLRWCTENHVAVVPFGGGTSVVGGITPLAGDHRAVLSIDLALFDDIYDVDETSMVAEVGAGLTGPHAELLLEEWGVQIGHYPQSFPYATIGGYAATRSSGQSSAGYGRFDEMVCGLTVVTPTGVIRLGDRSPASAAGPDWRELFLGSEGIFGIITRVKLRVHPIPEAKYYEAFSFRTFAAGAKALRLVEQTGTGPTVIRLSDEIETALNLSSTSNIGAESPSGCLCLTMFEGTKEHAAARHKETRELILKNGGRSLGENPVRIWEQGRFAAPVFRDALLDAGALCETLETATYWGNVEKLKTAVGQALVDALADADTMAIIMCHISHVYPEGCSLYFTVVAGQTTNPREQWAQAKKAASQAIIDAGGTITHHHGVGTDHASYMGKETNPLTTTMFSAIKTALDPAGILNPGKLQP
- a CDS encoding diacylglycerol kinase family protein — translated: MKRIALLTNPAAGKGTATEAMHKARRRFQAHGIDVIGISGATKQSSSELCNRALEENIDALVVCGGDGMISLALQEQAGTHIPLGIIPAGTGNDHARALGIPLDAEEAADVVATGTPSITDLGVMKQGDQKRIFGTVACAGFDSLVNDRASRLPWPRGRSRYVAAAALEFVRFHAMEMIITFDDGSPQTFNATSLAIGNTKSYGGGMLICPSASPYDGLFDVTIIEKMGRFDAMRKFPKIFSSEIDQVDSVRTLKARKVLVEMPVPVAAYADGERFTLLPVECSVLESQGCFITPAV
- a CDS encoding HNH endonuclease signature motif containing protein gives rise to the protein MNLPQSLNKYAAALAEGAAILRAIKDMGVRADALAAILGTSKSEASHLIRDAALLTDADLNTASKKQLPLAKLTTIAKGIRTAANKDIDHAAFKTELLNTADQLTVDELKRFITSYLETARSISPRKSHLRFSATPDIDGMKHALWKLPAAQLTRIQVMLKEDALALLHSRHAVDLAEGYAIAAYNRIVGGVAATDADPLDLRHNVTLLVPLAQATCMTDGRIVNSDGELVNIKDIVTHTINPHGWAVPMLPTEDGGTVCLEPIPIQRRANASQRVLSILEHLVCAHPDCSIPAAICDIHHIISYASGGPTEPWNLAPLCRYHNKLNDDDRNHPKNGHITHIKGRNLVALHQTDGTIRANLHPAIRRGAKAQADAILNADTRTAHNKHSCACHTWYPEAKLQVAQLDIQDMHNRAQTIKQQE
- a CDS encoding DHA2 family efflux MFS transporter permease subunit is translated as MEKMTRETTLLIAVLVAATAVMILNETIMTVALPAVMEDFHIAPTQAQWLTTGFLLTMAVVIPTTGFIVQRFSTRVVFLAATILFLSGTIVAATGLNFPVLLFGRVIQASGTALVFPLLMSTLMTVVPAQRRGEMMGWITIVIAMAPAFGPTTGGILLQFFRWNFLFWFMTPIVLTLMIAGYLLVRNVGENVKAPLDVISVVLSALGFGGLIYALSGGGLVVGAAAGVVIALFIWRQLRRAAAGTALLDLRVFRLSTFTHCVVVVVLIMALFLGSITILPIYLQQGLLASTVVSGLAIMPNGLFQAFAAPIVGRKYDQVGIKPLVRPGLSCLIAGLALVTLTAYLVTTPLLGIVLSATGFAIVAVGVSLCMGPLMTTALGSLAPDQYPHGSAILSALQQFAGAVGTAILIAAHSFGTTENYGAFLAFATATFMAIIATIYGWKKLH
- a CDS encoding phospho-sugar mutase codes for the protein MSDLIATAKAWIAGDPDPATQQELRDLISAGDHAELARRFTGPLAFGTAGLRGKVEAGESRMNQATVTRTSAGLAKYLNQRVTTPKVVVGCDARHGSAQFHAATCETLAAAGCDVIALPPQLPTPITAFATRHFNADAGVMITASHNPPQDNGYKVYLGGRLVSDDAATGVQLISPADHDITTCINTTPDANQIPRSAEGITWVDDDIVTKYLQQTIGHLPPQTGTDADMPIVITAMHGVGGAVVTQALNKAGFSTIIPVAQQIHPDPDFPTVDFPNPEEKGAMELAYLTADSHDAELILALDPDADRCSVAIKETGGWRQLTGDEVGAILGESIARENTGSGQTLACSIVSSRLLSEIAKRHGLEYAATLTGFKWIARTPNLLFGYEEALGYCCDPAAVRDKDGITASVKIALIAAGLRRKARSLSDFLAEIDDTYGVYATSPLTFRMDTPEAITQALERLSSQPPSQLAGAAVCECVDLAAGFAGLPPTTGLWLKTQANDRIVVRPSGTEPKLKCYLEVVTTERAVATDRLAQLQIELAKALGLAG
- the deoC gene encoding deoxyribose-phosphate aldolase; this translates as MTPAELARYIDHTVLKPETTSEDIRTLIDEAAALGTYSICISPSHLPISVPEPVKVATVCGFPSGSHHPSVKAHEAALAVAHGADEVDMVINIAEAKSGNFQAVETDIRTVREAIPGALLKVIIESAALTDEEIIACCKAAESAGADYVKTSTGFHPAGGASVHAVTLMAQTVGGRLGVKASGGIRDTATALAMIEAGATRLGCSATTAILNGMD